One Natrinema longum genomic window, CCATGGTCAACGGGATGGCACCGATGTCCTGGGAGGAACTGCTGGAGAAACCGATCTGGGGAACGTTCATCTATCTCTACTTGCCGTTCTATATCATCGCACTCCCGCTCGCTATCTTCCGGGAGTGGAACGTGCGGTACAGAAACGCCATTGTCAACAAACTCTCCGAGAACCTCCGGAAGCTCTCGAGTTCGAACGAAACCGGGCTGACGCTACTCGAGTCGCTCAAAGCGGTCTCCGATACGACCAGCGGGAAACTAGCCCGCGAGTTCGAGGAGATGCACACGAAGGTCAACTACGGGACGAGCCTCAAAGAGGCGCTCATCGAGTTCAACAACAAGTACCACATCCCACGGCTCGCCAGGACGACCCGTCTGATAACCGAGGCACAGGAGGCATCGAACCAGATCTCCGAGGTGTTGCGGACGGCCGCAACTGCAAGCGAGAACCACGACGACATCGAACGGGAACGGAAGTCACGAACCCGGATGCAGATCGTGATCATTATCATGACGTTCATGACGGTGCTTGCAGTGATCGCGATCCTCAAGACACAGTTCATCGATACGATGGCCGGCCTCGAGACCAGTGGTGGTGGCGGTGGCGGCGCTGACGGGATGGGGCAGGCAAACTTCAGCGAGAACGTCAACGTCGATATGCTGTCGGTGTTGTTCTTCCATGCGGTGACGCTGCAGGGGATCATTTCCGGATTCATCGCCGGCTATATCCGCGATGCAAGCATATTGAGCGGGTTGAAATACGCGATCGGCCTCTCGGCGATCGCCCTCATCGGTTGGACGCTGGTGGCCTAACATGAGTCGGAAGCGAACTCCAGATCGGCGGCAGGATCGAACGCGGGCTCGCCGGCCCCGAACGGTTTCCCTCTCGATGAGCGATCGAGGCCAGACCACGCAGGACTTCGCCGTCGGGATCGGTCTGTTCCTGTTGGCGGTCGCGTTCGTCTTTTTGTTTCTCCCGACGATCGGGACACCGTACGAATCGTCGGGCGGCGCAGACAGAGCACAGGCCGATCGAATCGCCGATCGGATCGTATCCAACCTCTCGACGGAGACGGCCAACGAGATCGATGGAAGCGGGTTCAACAGTAAATACAACGAGAGGAATTTGTCCACCCAGCTCGG contains:
- a CDS encoding DUF7287 family protein, translating into MSRKRTPDRRQDRTRARRPRTVSLSMSDRGQTTQDFAVGIGLFLLAVAFVFLFLPTIGTPYESSGGADRAQADRIADRIVSNLSTETANEIDGSGFNSKYNERNLSTQLGLRASSSDDIVYDRINVSIEEFDGTPVDESELSGGDVYRNQSAASSARIVTIDNWTPADSSDCDPGCRLVVRVW